One genomic segment of Myxocyprinus asiaticus isolate MX2 ecotype Aquarium Trade chromosome 14, UBuf_Myxa_2, whole genome shotgun sequence includes these proteins:
- the rasd2a gene encoding GTP-binding protein Rhes encodes MIPAKSMQVNTTEKPVLSVDGTETLSCCDYHSEGEATVHAHLQCLRAKAAVNRASSSTNLQVPDTHSHTFKLPTIKTVTSHWRHPEKKVQVVRSSSTGNRHPSSERKPRRSLEPFPASQLHQTKLMRYESKNDDLVTVKPNHYRRIVVLGAPRVGKTAVIRRFLGHGFEEHYEPTTEDFHSKLYHIRGERYQLDILDASKERDFPAKRRLSILTGDIFLLVFSVTDKESFDEVCLLREEIYDAKSKLAKSKENRQLPIIICGNKSDLNASRAVHQSDVRQCLGEDSVLFEVSAKDCTKLEEIFGALAVLGGLPAETRPSLHRDISIHTYQALSNRKRNKRAIRALAIDEPCGAVQPLARRPSFDSDLRRVMGETTPKRSTPIERCQIQ; translated from the exons ATGATACCAGCAAAGAGCATGCAGGTGAACACAACTGAAAAGCCAGTTCTTTCAGTTGATGGCACCGAGACGCTCTCCTGTTGCGACTATCATTCTGAAGGCGAAGCAACAGTTCATGCGCATTTGCAATGCCTGCGAGCCAAAGCTGCGGTGAATCGCGCATCGTCCTCGACGAATCTGCAGGTTCCAGACACACATTCCCACACCTTCAAGCTCCCCACCATAAAAACGGTAACATCACACTGGAGACATCCAGAGAAAAAGGTACAGGTGGTGAGGTCGTCCAGCACTGGAAACCGACACCCCTCGTCTGAACGTAAACCGCGGCGATCTCTGGAGCCCTTCCCCGCGTCACAGCTCCATCAAACAAAGCTTATGAGATATGAGAGTAAAAACGACGATCTGGTCACCGTTAAGCCCAATCATTACCGGCGCATAGTTGTGCTTGGCGCACCCAGAGTGGGTAAAACGGCAGTCATCCGGCGTTTCTTGGGTCATGGATTCGAGGAACATTACGAGCCAACGACAGAAGACTTTCACAGCAAACTGTACCACATCCGAGGAGAGAGATATCAGCTAGATATCCTGGACGCGTCCAAAGAAAGAGACTTTCCTGCCAAACGAAGACTCTCTATTCTGACAG GCGATATATTCCTCCTCGTGTTCAGCGTGACCGACAAAGAGTCTTTCGACGAGGTGTGCTTGTTACGCGAGGAGATTTACGATGCCAAATCCAAGCTGGCGAAATCCAAAGAAAACAGACAGCTTCCTATTATCATATGCGGCAATAAGTCTGATTTAAATGCCTCAAGAGCTGTGCACCAGTCCGATGTCCGCCAGTGTCTCGGGGAGGACAGTGTCCTGTTTGAGGTGTCCGCTAAAGACTGCACCAAACTGGAGGAGATTTTCGGGGCTCTGGCGGTGCTGGGAGGACTCCCCGCAGAAACCAGACCCTCTCTCCACCGAGACATCTCCATCCACACGTATCAAGCGCTGAGCAACAGAAAGAGAAACAAAAGAGCCATTCGGGCGCTGGCGATAGATGAGCCGTGTGGGGCCGTGCAACCGCTTGCCCGCAGACCGAGTTTCGATAGTGATCTGCGGCGCGTGATGGGGGAAACCACACCGAAACGAAGTACGCCTATTGAGAGGTGCCAAATACAGTAA